In the Desulfitobacterium hafniense DCB-2 genome, TGAGCTGATGAACGGTTAATGTATGAAGTTGCATGAAAAACCTCCTGTCTATAGTATACGGGGTACTTTAAAAGCCCCATCCTCTTCCTCAGGTGCATTGGCGAAAACCAGTTCCCTAGCCAGACCGGGCTGGGCTTTGTCTTCCCGAAACAGGTTGATCATGGGCAGCACCCGCTCCGCCGCTTCTACGGCAGTTGTGTCAGCTTGTTTTAACAGGTCCAGATAGCTTAAGCTTTCCTGAAGGGACCTGGTATAGGCGGTCTTTTCTTCGTCGGTCAGTTCCAGGCGGCTCACGAAGGCCAACCTTTCCACATCTTTTGGGGTTATTTTCATCGGTTCACATCCTTTTCCATGGGGTTCATGCCTGAATCAGCATTTTATAGGCCGATTTACAGCGCAATTCACCTTCATCTTACCTTTTTCGCTATAATTTACCTTTCAACTCAACAATTCAACAAATGACTTATAACTCCTTCTCTTGGGCAAAATTCGTTGCAGAGCCCAGAAAAAGCCGGCTGAGCTCCTGCCGCTTCACCCATATTGCGTCACCTTGCTTAGATGGGAAAATAAGAGTATAGTATAGTCAATTTAAGGTGGTGAATTTATGAAAAGCAGCTGGACGGATACGTTTAAAACCATAGGCTTGCTCACCGCGGCAACCTTGTTTTCCATGGGGCTGCGCGCTTTGGCCATCGGTGAACAGAATGTCATTATGGTCTATATCTTGTCTGTCTTCATTATTTCAAGAACAACCAATGGCTATATTTACGGCAGTGTGGGGTCTGCTTTAAGCGTTCTTCTATTCAATTTCTTTTTCACCACTCCTTACTATACTTTTCATGTTATACAGGCCGATTATCCGGTTACCCTGCTGATTATGCTGCTTGTGGCATCCCTCACCAGCGCCTTGACCATCCGCGCCGGGTCTCAGGCCCAGCTTGCCCTGGAAAGAGAGCACCGCACCGAGCTTTTATATGAAATAAGCAAGCAGCTTCTTGTCACCAGGGGACTGGATAAGATCATCCATTTAATCAATCACTATATGATCAAGCTTTTTGAGCGATCCGCAATTTTTTACGCCCAGGATCCGGGAACTTCCCAAGGTGTTCTGAGACAATCCCCGGCTGAAGCCGATGCTTCCTTTATGCTGGCCGAGGATGAGCGGGCCGTGGCCCAATGGGCCTTCTTACATAAGGCCCAGGCAGGATTAGGCTCAGACACCCCCATGGATTCCCAGGGGTTTTATGTACCGGTTATTGCCCAGGGTAAGGTGCTTGGGGTAATCGGCTTATCCTGCGCTCAAGGGGAGCTTAATACAGCCGGCCGTTCCCTGCTCCAGGTGATCACCTCCCAGGTAGCGCTGGCTCTGGAAAGGCAGCATTTATCGGATGAACAAAGAAGGCTGTTTGTGGAATCGGAAAAAGAAAAAATGAGAAGCAACCTGCTGCGGGCTATTTCTCACGACCTCCGCACCCCTCTGACCGCTATTCTGGGAGCAAGCTCCGCCCTTCTGGAAAATCGTCAAACTCTGGATGAACCAACTCAGCAGCAATTGCTGGCCAATATTAAAGAGGATTCACAATGGCTGATCAGAATGGTGGAGAACCTGCTGTCCGTGACGCGCATCAGAGAGGGGACGATGAATGTGGCCAAGACAGCCGAGGCTGCTGAGGAGATTGTCGCGGCAGCTGTCAGCCGCATCAGAAAGCGGTTTCCTCAGCAAAGGATCAAGGTTGACGTACCGGCGGAGCTGCTGCTGGTCCCCATGGATGGCACCTTAATTGAGCAGGTTCTGATCAATCTGATCGAAAACGCCATTAAGCATTCCCCGGAAAACGCCGCCATTGAGGTCAATGTAAAAAAGCTTGAGAAGGAGGCCCTGTTTGAAGTCATCGATTATGGAACCGGCATCCCGGAGCAGAATTTCCCTTACCTTTTTGAGAGCTATGTTCCCAACGGTAAGCGCAGCGCCGACTCAGCAAGGGGAATGGGCATCGGCTTATCCATCTGCATGTCCATAGTCAAAGCCCATCATGGTAAAATGGAAGCTGCCAATAAAAAAGCGGGCGGCGCCACATTCCGGTTTACACTGCCTTTGGAGGGGACTGACCTTGAACAATAAACCTTTACTATTAATTGTTGAGGATGATGAGAAAATCAGCAACTTTATTGCGGCCACCTTAACCGCCAATGATTATAAGGTCATCAGGGCGGCGAAAGGCAAGGATGCCCTTTCCCTGACTTCCTCCTATAGTCCGGATTTGATTTTGCTCGATCTGGGTTTGCCGGATCTGGATGGCACCGAGGTTTTGAAATCACTGCGGCAATGGACGGGGATACCCATTGTGGTGGTCTCAGCACGGGGCAATGAACAGGAAAAGGTGGAAGCTCTTGATCTGGGCGCGGACGACTATATCACCAAACCTTTTGGAACTTTGGAGCTGCTGGCCAGAATCAGAACTGCCATCCGGCATAGTCAGAAGAATTTAATGATGAGCCCCGGGGAGCAGGAAAAAGTAACAGTGGGACATCTTGAGATCGATTATCAGAAAAGGCGTATTCTACTTGATGGCCAGGAGGTCCATTTTACCCCCATTGAATATAAGATCATGGTTCTGCTGGCCAGAAATATCGGCAAGGTCCTCACCCATGATTTTATCATGAAAGAAGTATGGGGGCCCTATACCAATGAAATCCAGGCACTGCGGGTCAACATGGCCAATATCCGCAGAAAGATCGAGCAGAACCCGGGAGAGCCCCGCTATATTGTTACCGAAGTCGGCGTCGGCTATCGCATGATGGAAGACTAGTGCTCTGCAACATTTATAACCCGCCTTGAACGGCTGAAATCTATAATTATTCTTTGCTTAAAGAATAATTGGGGTTTCAGCCGTTTCTTATGAGATCTTCCGCAAAATCTTTATGAAATCTTTATGGGCCGGCTAAAAACCTTAATCCTCTCTTTATATGATCGGTGCTATAAATAGAGGCGAAGTTGTTGCTTTAACGATAAAAGGAGCTGGCATAAACAATGATCTCTTCCCTCAAGCGTTTCTTAATCGGACGTCCTTTAAAATCAACAGAGCTGGGAGAGCAAAAGCTTAATAAAAAGAAAGCTTTGGCCATTCTGTCCTCAGATGCTTTATCCTCAGTGGCTTATGGTCCGGAGCAAATCCTGATTGTTCT is a window encoding:
- a CDS encoding DUF4118 domain-containing protein — encoded protein: MKSSWTDTFKTIGLLTAATLFSMGLRALAIGEQNVIMVYILSVFIISRTTNGYIYGSVGSALSVLLFNFFFTTPYYTFHVIQADYPVTLLIMLLVASLTSALTIRAGSQAQLALEREHRTELLYEISKQLLVTRGLDKIIHLINHYMIKLFERSAIFYAQDPGTSQGVLRQSPAEADASFMLAEDERAVAQWAFLHKAQAGLGSDTPMDSQGFYVPVIAQGKVLGVIGLSCAQGELNTAGRSLLQVITSQVALALERQHLSDEQRRLFVESEKEKMRSNLLRAISHDLRTPLTAILGASSALLENRQTLDEPTQQQLLANIKEDSQWLIRMVENLLSVTRIREGTMNVAKTAEAAEEIVAAAVSRIRKRFPQQRIKVDVPAELLLVPMDGTLIEQVLINLIENAIKHSPENAAIEVNVKKLEKEALFEVIDYGTGIPEQNFPYLFESYVPNGKRSADSARGMGIGLSICMSIVKAHHGKMEAANKKAGGATFRFTLPLEGTDLEQ
- a CDS encoding response regulator; translation: MNNKPLLLIVEDDEKISNFIAATLTANDYKVIRAAKGKDALSLTSSYSPDLILLDLGLPDLDGTEVLKSLRQWTGIPIVVVSARGNEQEKVEALDLGADDYITKPFGTLELLARIRTAIRHSQKNLMMSPGEQEKVTVGHLEIDYQKRRILLDGQEVHFTPIEYKIMVLLARNIGKVLTHDFIMKEVWGPYTNEIQALRVNMANIRRKIEQNPGEPRYIVTEVGVGYRMMED
- the gatC gene encoding Asp-tRNA(Asn)/Glu-tRNA(Gln) amidotransferase subunit GatC, whose translation is MKITPKDVERLAFVSRLELTDEEKTAYTRSLQESLSYLDLLKQADTTAVEAAERVLPMINLFREDKAQPGLARELVFANAPEEEDGAFKVPRIL